The DNA segment AGTTAGGTGATGGGGCCAGCTGGGCTCTCCCCATTCCCGCAGCAGCGCGCGCAGTTGTTGGTGTACTTGGGCCTCAATCACGGGGGAAACGCCGCTGCCTTCAGAAAAATCAATGGAACCGTTGACGTCCTGAGCAGGCGGAGGGTTGCCTGCTCAGGTACAGGCGTCCATTGTCGCATAGATGCCTGGGCGGGGGCTTCTGGGTATCCCCCACCGATATGCTGATAGGGTTCGCGGTGGGTAAGGAGTTACGGCTATGGAACGCATTGCCATTGTTGGCCTGGGCTTAATCGGCGGCTCGCTGGGGCTCGATCTGACCCGGTACGGTCATCCGGTCGTGGGCATTGCCCGGCGAGCAGAAACGGCTGAAGAGGCTCTGGCGATGGGAGCCGTCACCGAGGCCGGGACTGAGCTGGCGCTGGTGACAGGGGCCGATGTGGTGTTTATCTGTACCCCGATTGATGCTGTGGTGGCGACGGCGGCAGCGATCGCTCCCTACCTATCCACAGGAGCAGTAATGACCGATGTAGCCTCGGTGAAGGGAGAGCTGGTGCCCAGCTTAGAGGCGCTGTGGCCCGGCTTTGTGGGCGGTCACCCCATGGCGGGCAAGGCCGAGGCGGGGCTGGCGGTGGCCGAGGCCGGGCTGTTTCAGGGCCGTCCCTACGTGCTCACACCGACAGAACGGACAGTACCAGAGGCGCTGGAGCGGGTGAGGGCGATCGCCGCCTCCCTCGGAGCCAACCTCTGCCAGTGCCACCCCGACCAGCACGATCGCGCCGTCGCCTGGATCTCGCACCTGCCAGTGATGGTCAGCAGCAGCCTGATTCTCGCCTGCCAGGGAGAATCTGACCCCGCCATTCTGGCGCTGGCTCAAACCTTAGCCAGCTCCGGCTTTCAAGACACCAGCCGGGTGGGCGGCGGCGTGCCGGAGCTGGGCACCCTCATGGCTCGCCACAACCGCACGGCACTGCTAGATGCCCTGACCCAGTACCAGCACCAGCTAGAACAGCTCAAAACCCTGATTGCTACCGAAGATTGGGACGCTGTACACACTACCCTAACCCATTCCCAAACCGCCCGATCTGTCTATCTCCATCACAGACAGAGATAAGCTACGGCTGCTTAAAAAATCGCACAGCGGTGCCATACTTCAATTGTTTCAATAAGGGTCGTGAAGGCAGGCGATTTAATTTGGCGAGGATCATAGTTAACCTTCCTCCTCAACATGCATAGCTTCCATAAACCACGACGCTGGGGTTAATTACTAATTACCAGCATCTCAATCAATCAGAGAGTGTTGCAGTCTGCTGTACTTGCTCAAGCCAGGCTTGTGAGGTAGCAGCGTCTTGGGAACCAATGCGTTGCAAAATTTCTAAAGCAAGGTGGAAGAGTGTGATTGCCTCTTTTGCATTGCCCTGCTGACCTTTGATTTTGGCGATTTCATTAAGAGTGACGGCTTTGCCGTGAGCATTGCCGATGCGTTCAAAAATTTCTAAGGACTGGTGAAAGAGCAAGATCGCCTCTTCTACATTGTTTTGCTGAGCTTTAATTCTAGCAATTTCATGAAGAGTAGCGGCTTTGCCCAGTGCGTCACCAATATATTCTTTGATGTTTAAGGATTGATTGAAGAGCGCGATCGCCTCCTCTATATTATTTTGCAAAGCTTTGATTTTAGCGATTTCGTGTAGTGTGGCCGCTTGACCCTGGGCATCACCAATACGCTCTTCGATTTTTAAGGACTGCTGGAAGAGCCAGATTGCCTCCTCAATCTGATCTTGCTGAGCTTTAATACTTCCTAAATAGCAATACGAAGTAGCTTTAAGAATGGGAGAAACATCATTATTTAAAGCTAGGGCTGTGCCCAATCTCTGTTCAGCTTTAGCTGTATTTCCTAACACAACGTCTAGGTGCCCGCGCCAGATCAGGTATTTAATGTAAATCGCCAGATCGCTCTTAGCTTCCAATTGCCACCCTGGCTTTTCAAAAATCTGAGCGATAGGTTCTAGAACCGCTTGAGCTTTTAGAAATTCTCCAGAAGAGATGTGAACAATTCCCAATTCTACTAATGCTTGGGCGGCAATTCGCAGATCAGCTTTACTGCGATTGGCGGCTAGGGGATCAAATTCTTGGGCCAGTTTTTCGAGTAACCGGATGCGTTCTTGCTTTTCTAGTTGGCTGGCATTACCCAACATTTTTTGAGCATGGAGCGCGTAGATCGACGCCTCATCCTGGCTGTCGTGACTGGCCAGAAGGCGAAACACCCCCGATTTCCAGCTCCAGAAGTCGGGAGCGAATTTAATTACTCGGTTGATGGCGTAGCTGGGCAAGCAAAACAGCACTGGGTAGGGCACCGAGTCAGCCAGGGCATCGCGCACAAAGTTGAGGTCTTGCAGCACGGGGGGGTAGTCG comes from the Nodosilinea sp. PGN35 genome and includes:
- a CDS encoding tetratricopeptide repeat protein — encoded protein: MPFKKLFGRSQPPESSPTPPPSLAEQVISPWEAQNEGTIARLARFIDFAKGFTLGFVEISFPEDLDDLLKVLKKRPECRLVDFQVFDFSDPNLTYLQDALKQRIDQLPQSISALMTPKRVILVKGLENSIGLFGDYPPVLQDLNFVRDALADSVPYPVLFCLPSYAINRVIKFAPDFWSWKSGVFRLLASHDSQDEASIYALHAQKMLGNASQLEKQERIRLLEKLAQEFDPLAANRSKADLRIAAQALVELGIVHISSGEFLKAQAVLEPIAQIFEKPGWQLEAKSDLAIYIKYLIWRGHLDVVLGNTAKAEQRLGTALALNNDVSPILKATSYCYLGSIKAQQDQIEEAIWLFQQSLKIEERIGDAQGQAATLHEIAKIKALQNNIEEAIALFNQSLNIKEYIGDALGKAATLHEIARIKAQQNNVEEAILLFHQSLEIFERIGNAHGKAVTLNEIAKIKGQQGNAKEAITLFHLALEILQRIGSQDAATSQAWLEQVQQTATLSD
- a CDS encoding prephenate/arogenate dehydrogenase yields the protein MERIAIVGLGLIGGSLGLDLTRYGHPVVGIARRAETAEEALAMGAVTEAGTELALVTGADVVFICTPIDAVVATAAAIAPYLSTGAVMTDVASVKGELVPSLEALWPGFVGGHPMAGKAEAGLAVAEAGLFQGRPYVLTPTERTVPEALERVRAIAASLGANLCQCHPDQHDRAVAWISHLPVMVSSSLILACQGESDPAILALAQTLASSGFQDTSRVGGGVPELGTLMARHNRTALLDALTQYQHQLEQLKTLIATEDWDAVHTTLTHSQTARSVYLHHRQR